attcTCATAAGAAAACTTGAATAAgataatattataataatatttaatttaaaaattattcaaGTATTAATATATTATAGATTGATATGTGTAGTTTCTTATAGTTTGATAATGAACAAAAATATAGATCAAAATATAGATCGAAGGTAGAAATAGAGTGATAAAAAAGATGACAAAGATAACCCCTTACCCCGTAACAAAAAGGTCATCAAAATTCCAAAAGAGAATCAACTACGTGGATGAATATTATTTTACTTTGGTACTAAGATTTAGATTTTTTTGTCATGTAAGGTCTTGAGTATTACTCCGTTTCACATTTTAGATTGCAAGATTGACGTATTATTTAACCTCACTGTTTTTATATGAACTTTGCGAATgactttttctttttcaatatTTGTTGTGATTATTTGCCATAacacaattttaagtttttatataattttcgCACGCGTGCATATAAAACTAGTGTAATATATGTTGAGGGTTTGTAATTCCTtacatatactccctctgtatttatttaagggatacactacCCTTTTacgaccgtatttatttaagagatacacttgccatttttagtaacttatcaaccccaccatctaattaaacacaaattctaatctatttatacCCCATCCCCACACCccatcccctaaaatgacatggtcctcacttattttatttattaaaatatattcCCAACCGGTCAACCCcatttgttttattactttatttcattcaattatttttcttaatacccgtgtccgaccaagtgtatctcttaaataaatacggaggaagtAACTAGTAATTACGTAGAAGATTAATTAACCGTTACCTACAATCTAGCCTTCAATTGTGTAATTAACTTCGTATATAATTTGACGATGATCAAACTCTTGAATCAAGGAAATACTTTCCTCTTTCATTAACTTTtccgtttttattttgttaaatttgTGATTAATTCTTCAAATTTTGGATTATTTCATAATTAGTTCTTCCAATTTTTGGTAATTGTAATATTGCGGGTTTTggtaattataatttatttctgGTTTTTAATTCTTTGTTTTTCAATTACCAAGGATATAAAGGTCTGTTATATAGGGAGAAATTACTAAATTGACAAAAAGCGTTCCCTTGTAGAATAGAGATTTGCACCTTCCTGCATATAATAGTAATATTAATAGTGATGAACAAGCATAGAAATCAGACAATACGATTCAATTTGATCAATTTGACCCTTAACATGTATTTCCTCCGTTCTCATTTACATGATACAATTGGATTttaacactattcacacaaggcATTTAATTAACttacttttgtgatttatacataagaaaaaaatacTCGTGTGAGGTGTTATTAGATTCttctaaataaatattttttaaatatcaactttttataatagtTTATTCTCCATAATGgaagatattaatgatttaaatcgtgcattgacaaacgtgcctaaataattgtgtcatttaaaaaagaacaaaggacGTATATACATATCTAGTAAAGTAAATATAGAGAAGTAGGCATCAtatatatactacctccgttcctaaatgatctttacgcttactatttcCATAGTAATTAAGAAACATTGGTGAACAATGTGAGTggatgaaaattaatattaaagtattgccAGTTACATGTTGTAGTGGGCTAAATGAGGATATAAATGTAAAATTTATATGCTAacaatggaataaagtagagtgtaaagaacttttaggaacatACTAAAACGAAAAGCGTAATTAAAGAACTTTAAGGAACAAAAGTAGTATATATTATTTCTCCACATTAACGTTACTAGATATGTATatataattattatatataCATTAGGATTGTACCAGATATAGTTTACAGTCCAAATTTTTTGTTGGAAGTTCTTGGTTGGGAAGGACAAAAGAAAAGAGTATAAAATATGAATAATGTTTTTGTCTCAAATTGAAAGAATTCCTCCTTGTTTATATATTGGGTTGtgggtgtaactcttgtttgagaaagtgtgagagtgtAATGGGTGAACACATAACACGCGTGCGGGTCAGGTCAGGCTCGGGCCTTGGGGTCTTGGGAATTACGATGCTCAAGCGTGGGATGAGTTTTGTGGGCCTTATCTATTCTTGTTATAACTAGTTTTTCTGTTGCTTCCGGAAAACATAAAATACAAACAATTTCCAGGAAAATCAAACACGTACATTGCTTTTCTCTcaaaaattgctctcggtttggGCATATGTTTAGAATCCATTCGgatttgtgagtgcacacaaattCGGAACTGCGCTAATATATCCTGAAGCGCGACCGCTTTCTGTACTGCTGCATCGGGAGGTAGGGaagaatcgtcttttaggaaaGTTGGTGTCAAAGAGGCAACAATTATTCCATCAATTCGTTTATCAATCAGATACGTTTATTCTAATTTTTGGTACTATGGCAACATTTTTGACGGAAGTGTTTCAATTTTGAACTTGTTCCGGGTATGAAACAATGAGCTTCGGATTGAAGGCTCTTTCGTAATGTGAAAGATCTAGCTTGTTCTTGAGTGTTGTTTGAATACCTACACACAAGTAATGTTATTGGCCTCGAGGGTGGTTCCGAGGAAaacccctccgatgcctaagtaagcacTAGGTTCAGATCTAGAGAGAGTTCTCTAGAGATAAGTATGTGTGAAGGCAATAAATGAGTGTACCTTGGTATGTGCACTAGGGcgacatatttatagtgtttgtttAGTAAATGCAGTTAGGATTTACTACTAATGGGCCATGGGCTGCTTCATAAGAGGCGTAGAGCCTTTAAATGGCGAGCTGATTATGTTGTGTTAGCCAAGTGGGATTTTGGGCAGCATACCTAATTGATAGACAATTGGgcacccaaacaacatgccccctaGACCCATTTCATTTAGGATTAAATAAATGGGTATTCATATGCAACTTGACCGGTTTTGAAGTCCAAAAGTCCCGTCATTTATTTGATCCAAAAAGGTGTTTTGAATTCATGCATTTGTGACACGTAGCCAGCACGTGTTGAGTAGTTATTATGATCGTCTTTTTAACTTAGTTTGATCATACGGTGTAAAAAGAGAATGGAAGTTGAGCGTTTTCAAGGCTGCTTCCCTCTTCCCAATatatgattatctttttatatatactagttgttggaccgcccAAGATATAAAAATCTATCATGTGAATTTGTTTACGTAAAAGAACGGTGCAAACAAATTTATGGAAAATGTAAAACATATTGTCAGTGAACAAACTTGAACTTGGGATTAAATACTCATACAAATCATTCAGCAAACTCAAAGTTGGAGGGTCTGGAATACaagatattaaaaaaaactttaatTTGAAGATTGTTGGGCTAGAATTACATTGTTTCATGTATAGAGACTTAGATAGCACAAATTGTTTCAAGGGCGGACCTACAGTCAATCCAGACCCAATATAAACACAAAAAAGGGACAGGAATCTTCATGGGTACCATCTGTAGACGCATGACTAATAATTGGAGAACTTGTACCTtctcttgctccaacttccAACCATTAATCATTTATGTCCAAACTATAGAAGTTTAAACTGATAATTCAGATGCTCCTATACCAACTTCCGAACCCCAAAATTTAATATGTTGACCAGGTACACAATGAGGGGAGAAAAGCAAATAAAAATACAACAAGATGCATGCTAGTGATACACAGGAGCCAAGCTATAAGTTTGTGGACTCATGGTAACTCGCTATTCCATACCGGACACATActattttgtttaaaaaaaaaccaGCTTCTTTATGCTATATTAAAGATCATCAAAAGATCATCACCAAGTTTAATCATATAACAACATACGATGGACAAGATCAAAGTCATGTCTAACTCAATAATTTCCTCCCAAAACTCTCTTTCTCGTAAAAAGGCTTTTCATTCAATATACAGCAAAAACCAGCCCTTTGAAACCTTGGGCTCATAAGGCTAATACTCCTCCGCCCGCCTCACCAACAATGGTGAGAGCCTCATCAAAAGCAGTGGAACAACAATACAGATTCTCGACTCACATGCACTTTAGCCTAATTGCAAGAGAAAAATAATGTATCCAAGTATTCGAAATTCCAGCGTtgacagaaaaaaaaaatgtatcaaAAGTATTCAGAATACCAGCGTTGACGATCATCATAAACTTATAAGATCGCCAGAAATTACTTGAAGCTTTAAAGGCAATTGCAGATTTCAAAGAAAGCGCTCATTTTCAACACACAGAAAAACCAAATATAATACAGGTTACAAAGAAACAGAATCTGCAATGATCGCTTAGTTTCAGCCGCAACTAATTGATATCTCCATAACATTGATCATCATCTTTTACGAAgtttaacaaaaacaaaatcagcTGACACATCACACAACAATAACAAATTCTTCTTTTCCTAACCTAAAATCATGATCAACATACAAATTCTAGCATCAGGTAGCCTACATATATTGTACATATCTCATCTCAagaataaaaattgaagaaaaattAAGCTAAAACAATTCATTAGATAAAAAGCCCTAAATTAAAGTACCTGAGGAGATTCTTGTTATTGAGGGGGTGGTGTTGTATAGCTAAAATTTCTCTGCTCCCGGGAAcgcaaggataaaaaaaaatcatgtcaTATAAACAGAATGAAAAAGTGTAGATCCTCCAGCTTAACTCTTCCACTTTCATCCTCCAGGATTAGGTGATCATCAGGATGCATAAGAATGTGCGGCTTGACAAAATGACAACAGGAATCACATATCTCTATTTatcgaagaagaaaaagaattcAAGAATGGGGAAAAGAAAGAATAGTTCAGAATAAGGAATGCCGCTTGACCAAAATAACAGTTCATTGACAGGTTTTAGCTTGTTCATCCAGTCAACAAAACCTTTCTTGTTCTCTGCAGACTGATCCAGGGCCCTGATCCTCCCACCCATCTCCTTAAACTGCAATTGAACATTGAAAATGTCACAACTATGTACACCACCCTGAAAAAAGCACATAAATCATTCATCGCACACTACCTTAAATAGGCACCACATAATTTTGTTGTGATACATTGATCGTCTAATGTCACTAATAAACTCTTCTGATATGCATCAGATTCATTTAAGTCTTCTATTAAACAATACAGTCCCATCTGTCCATCTTACTTAGTAGAGTCATTGGATCACCTTGATTTGCCACCTTTCCTCTTATACAATAGGGAAATCAAATAGATACTAACCACTAAACTATCCAAAGATATCTTAATCACTTGCAAATATCACAATTTTTCTTATCTAACCACTCCACCCAAAAAAGTTGGTAGGTTTCAGTGAAAAGGAATGCAAATTTATAACATTTCTATGGAATGGAATAAGACAAATGCAAAGGTGTTAAACGTCATCATTAATGAGTAACTCTCACAAAATTAGGAACACTGACATGATTTATTAGAACTTTAATATCCAACAAAAAGTGAAGGGATGATGAGAAACATTACCTCACAGTTAGCTAGGCAGTTCACAACTTTGATATTCGAGTCGATATTTTCACAAAGTGCACGCGGCATTACCATGGGCTCCCAGCTCAAACCGAAAGTCTGAATAAAGTGTCTTAAATAATCACTGGTTGTCCCTTTCCCCAATGTTTCTTAATTGTATCAGCCCATCAAATGTGAATATCTGATTGGCATCCGGACAACACACACAGTTATCGCTGAATATTTTTCAATACGCTGCTTGCCTCTTCTGGGGATCAGGACCTGGGGTTTGTACAATACCCTTTGCTTTTACCCCATTGCCTTTTACAACCTTGTCTTTTACCACCTTTCTATCCTTTTGAAGTTATGTATCCAATGTAAAAGAAAAATTCTCCTAAACTCCGAAAATCCAACACCACATCCTCCTCGATCTTTTGAAGGGCAAAGAATACTGTCATCAAAGATAGCTGTAATACATACCCCAAATCTAGCATCCGGGCTTGGCTTGTCGTCATTTCTTATAGCACCTTTTGTGGCCCTGTTACAGCGAATCTTTCTACTTCCAAGCCATTTTCCTGtaaattttgaaaagagaaaagaaaataaatatcatGAGATAATATACAACTATTTTGTTATATATGAACACGCAAGGGAAGTCCAAGCATTCTGCGACTCTGCCTAAGAAGAAACTTCAAGAATTTCATCTTTTATAAGATCTTACGAATGACCATCAATGCAAATAAAATTAAGAAAGAGGAAACATTGGCTAGGGAGAAGTGTATCAGTACAAGACATACCATTTAGATCATTTGATTGCACTTTGTGCATCCTGTAAATTAGACAGAAGTCACAGAAGGTCAGATTTGCATATAACTACATAAATCATGATATATTATCAAACATACCATTAAATACGTAAATACATAAAACAATTACTCCGTCATACCTGTTGGCTTCCAATAAAACGAATCCAAAACCCCTGGAGTGCCCACCAACAGTTGGGATATGAAAAAGTTGCCTAAATGGTAAGTTCAAAGGATGAAAAGCGTATTACGAGCAGGTTTGATAAGGAGAGAAGCATGCGAACAAGGTAGCATTTGTAACCTCAGGGCTCAAATTCCCAACAAGTATGTCGTGATGATCTGAAAGAAAAGTTGATAGCATGATCCATTAGAATTACAAATCCAGATAGGATAAATGAAATGGCCAAACAAAGAATACCATCAACACAAACTTGTTCTATATGAGGAACATGGTATATGAGTAAAACCCATTTTATAAGTCTATAACCCATTCGCAAATTAAAAGCCAATTCTATAATATAAACCTGGTCTTTAATAGAACTACGACACTGAAATTATAACATTGAAGTTGTATCTACAAACATTGTGGTAGACATAGGAAATCGCACCAGAGATCAATGAGCAATTTAGTATAATAGATGAATGTAAGAAGCTAACACAAAGGAAACTAACACATAGGAGATTATAAAAATACTGAAATTTCCACCATGTGTATGTCAAATATCATCTAAATTTCTTATTGCTGATAAGATAACCACATAAAAGAATATCCACGGGAGGTATCAACAGCTTTAAATAACACGTACGAAATCTACCTTATATATAGTGGTAAGAACAAAAACAACTAATTTCTGCTTACGGATCTGACAACAAATATCCAAGCTACATGCTTCTAAGATATAAGTACATATGGATCATTGTTATAACTTCTTTACAAATCTGATTATACCTGCTCAAGCCTCTTGTCATTCCAAATTAATGTGAGACTGATATATGCATGGGGAAACACAAACAAGAACTTACAGCAGCACAAAAATATGCCACTGAAATGCAGATGTTTCCCATCCAGTTGAAATACAAGCACAAAAATTTGGTGGTTGTTAACTGGACATTTGACGGTGGattagaaaagaagaaaagttaAAGGGGTAAAATATAGCAAAGAAGCAAAGTTAAAGGGGTAAAAAGTGCCGCATGTAAACACCAAATGAAGACCTTAAGCCAGATCATAAAGTAAAGCAAAAACTAACCTAAACCTCTTGCAGCTTTCTTTTCCTTGACAGGATCATTCAAATTCTTAGCGAGTTCCAGAGCAACCTTAAACTCTGTGTATGCTTTCTCTGGTTCTTGGTTTCTTAGATAAGTCTTCTTAGCCTTGAGATGAGAAATCAACTCCTCTGTCTTTGGATCAATTATTACTTCAGTCTCCGGGATTCTGTTATTAGCTGGGGCATAGCTTAAGCTAGGGGCATATGACTCAATTTTCGCTTGTCTTCTAAGAGCTGCATTAATCTGACGCAGTTGTTCATTTAGTCGTTGGAGTTCCCCCTTTCTTTGTCGAGCCACCAGTCCTGTGACAAAAGCACATAATATTTAGATCCAATATATAAAGCATCAATATATGATTTCTCAACTTAAACCATCAACTTGGTAGAGGTTTGCACACTATCCACAGTATGCCCTTTGTTTAGGTTTGAATTATTTCATGGAGTTTCCATGAGTAAGGGGAAGCACGTGAACATGAAGAACTATTCACAGTTGATATCTCAGCAACTCTGCATACATCTGAAGCCATCAAAAGAAGGGTTTTCCCAAAAGACAATGGCTGCGACAACACTACAGACTTCCAGTCTACTTCATATGATATGGGAGATATCAAGGTGGGCACAAAATGTAGCGATTCTATAACAAATGGCATCCACATTTCCATGATTAGTTCAGGCTAAGGATCTCATATGAAAAATCTAACATTCAGTACCAAATATGCTCTCCTCTTAACCATGAACAAAGACGTCTTCCTCTTGTGGTAAGAAGTAATTTTCTTGGCATGCGAAGGTTATGGCTTTTCTCATGCAACTAACACAGATAGACCCAATCAGTAATCAATTTCATCTAATACAAGCTCTTCTATCACCCGTcagtccctcatatgatttctACTCAAACTAAAAAGCAGAGATTGTACTGAATATTAATGCAATTCACAGATAGTCAcatgtatgtatgtatatatatatatatatatatatatatatatatatacaacaaaATGTAGAATACAACGTTATACGAGGGAAGAAAATGATACAAATCAAACCACAATGCGGTACAGATGAATTTATGACTGcagaaaattaattattttacaaaAGGATTTAAAGAAGACCTGCTTTAGTCGTCATAAACGACATATttttgcttcttccatttgtaTGATGCTTCCAAAGATCTTCAAATTAGTTGTTATTCATGACTCTTCTGGAAACATGTAGTCAAAACACTCCCCGAATCTGTATAATTTAGATATAACTAAAAAGATTAATAAAAACACCTAAAACATCATTTAAATGGTGTTCACTTAGAAATGTGATATGAAGTTATTCACTTAAACAACCAGACCAAATATCTTTAAAGTATGTAGTGTTATACAAAGATGGGAAAAGAGAGGTGTATACAAAGTCGAACACCCAAGATATTTAAAGCATGCAGATGCATTCGACCAATTCAACAGACTCAAGCACAATCATTTCCAATAATGATAAAAAATGAAATCAATAtctaaaataattcaaattcttaACACCAATAAACTAAAAATTCATACCCATAAAAAAGAGGGGAGTAAGTACTAAACCTCAGGGGTAGATAGGGTTTACTTCTGAGTCGCATCAAGCTTAGACTTCTCAAAGTAACAACAAAACAACACCAACATCTCCAAGCCTCCAAACTCCCCTTTCATAGAAAGGAAAGCACCTGCATAGCCAGTGAAGCTCTAGATTCAgtcaaaacataaacaaaatgTCAATTAAAATCACAAATTATAACCCATAAACAAATTATGAAGCAACCATCAACTAAGACTTTtcatcgaaaaaaaaaaaaatcaacataatccaaaaaccagaaaaatcaaaaacaacaaccaacaaccaggaaaataatttaaatcgaAAACATCAACATAATccaaaaaccaaaaaccaacaaccagtaaaataatttaaatcgaAAACATCAACATAATCCAAAACCAAAAACcagaaaaataatttaatccAACATAATCCtagctttaataaaaaaaatataaaaataatccaaaaaacaaaaaccgaaaaaataattttaatcggaaaaattgaagaaaaaataaGACAAAGACGAAATTTGTATACCTTAACCACCTCAGTTTCCATCTCTTGCCATTTCTAGGTATAAGACTTCAAATAACACCGAGACACAGAAACGCCCAAATAGAGTAGAAAGATCGAGAAATGGGGAAGAACATTAGAATTGTCCATGTGTTCGATATCAAGATCGGGCGAAAAGAAGGCAAGTTATCATGGAAAAGATACGAGgaacaaagaacaaaaagaCTGGGAAGGGAATGGAATGGAATGAAAGATTAGAAATGGAGGAAAgggaaaaaccctaaaaaatggAGTAAAGAGGAAGGGAAGCAGTGAAGAACGAAGTGGGAGAAGGGCGCGAGAAATGACGGTGGATGATGAGTGTACGTGGCAGGATCTGGAAAGAAAGGGCAAATAGGTAATAAAGAGATATAGACGGGGGCAAAATAGGTAGTACACTATTGCTGCAATAGTAACTTGAAGTTTACATGTTTTAAAGTGTTAggatataaaaatttaattcattATACAGAGTACTACATGGTaggatttttataaaaaatttagaGTAATCTATCGATTTGTGCTTACataattagaatacaaataaatttaaaatcaatcaagGATGAATAAGGGTGTATAAAAAAGTTACTATAGTactctataatattttaacaactaaattcgataattatagCCGCCAATGAgggtattattttttaattttatacgtattatatttagcaactaaattcgataatcATCACCGCCATTtatagtaatattttactattttttaaaaaaagtatgtAACTTACTTAAACATGAGCAATAGTTGCATAATCTAATCTATTTACTACTCTAATACataattcctcaattttttagaTGCAACTCTTTGATTTTTACACTAGCTATTATATTCACAAGCTAAGTCACCctactttttctattttttttggtgattaTTAATACTGTATGATGAATATAGTCATGTACTCCGTAgcattttgttgaatttgcCTAAATAATTACATAATACTACCACTTtttctaataatttttattaattgataatttaagatattaatagtTGAAGTTACTTACTAACAACAGTGAAAATAAAATTGATATatccaaaaaaaaaggaaaagtaataagaaaaaaaatcgatGAGCAACTAACACGTGGTCCTCTCTACTTCAAAAAGTTCCTCCAAATATTTAAGGCTaacaattgaattatattttagtcAATTTTTAAGAAACATCTGGGTATGGAGTATTAagctaaaagagaggaaaatcCATCTGGAGCTTCCAAATGCCACTCTCCgatttgcctctcttataatataattaatatatttcatatatattttacctaaaactttccaattgaaggaaataatgcccttggtccaagtatgcattcaatgataagtctaataaatgcggttcagtattaattaacaagttaataattcagtgagatcaagtgagctgaatgcctagctagaggccgcttcagttcaagtggaattaatgatattaatccacagcttactcttgactgaacccgtagggtcacacaaatagtaagtaaacggatcaagtatttaatggcattaaatactccatctatggatattgggaatcgacggatcttggtttcagtgggagctgagatcgtcacaggcaagaaatgaatactccggaaacgatgatattgccggaaacggaaatatggatcgtatcggaaatataaatattatccaagtcgtagatattgccggaaacggaaacatggtacgtatcggaaaatattatcggaaatggaaatattgccggaatcggaaatattgccggaaacggaaatattgtcagaatcagaaatattatcggaatcggaaaataattccgaaaacggaaatattaaatatttgttcgaaacggaatttaattccggaatcggaaatgttaaatattgttcgtgtcggaaatgaattccggaatcggaaaattaatcggaagcgcgtcgtacgaattagcatcggacgagcttgctagacgaaggcccagcacgaagccaggcccacgtccagcaagggaaacgcgcgccacaacacgccagcccaaggctgcgccaggcccaccgcaaggcaggcccagcgcgcgcccaaggctgcggcagtcgtgggctgcgatgctcgggctgtacgcgcgcgcgcataggcgcccctcgtgggctgctgtgcgtgcgtgggtgtttgtgttcacatacgaaacctaaaacgtacaggattcgtttaatgatcgattaaattcctaattctatttgataaattaattaaataagagtttcattaggattctaatttaattaattcgtatcctaataggattccaattctctttccatacccctataaatatgtggcctgggttcacaatttataacaagtttttcaagtattcaaagtgagtttttgagagaaaaattcagtcacattcctttctcaaaagtgccgaaatttttagtaccttaagggcgattctagttggtcaatcttaaggcggatccggacgtgctgtggactatctacggagggacgacacttggagtcctaaagacttgttcttgttcggttcgggcgcagctagggaaggcacgcaacaaagagtatgcatctaaactatgctatatgattatgtgtaaataatatgtattcctggctaaat
This Spinacia oleracea cultivar Varoflay chromosome 6, BTI_SOV_V1, whole genome shotgun sequence DNA region includes the following protein-coding sequences:
- the LOC130462969 gene encoding protein FLUORESCENT IN BLUE LIGHT, chloroplastic-like, with protein sequence MEMWMPFVIESLHFVPTLISPISYEVDWKSVVLSQPLSFGKTLLLMASDVCRVAEISTVNSSSCSRLVARQRKGELQRLNEQLRQINAALRRQAKIESYAPSLSYAPANNRIPETEVIIDPKTEELISHLKAKKTYLRNQEPEKAYTEFKVALELAKNLNDPVKEKKAARGLG